One window from the genome of Toxotes jaculatrix isolate fToxJac2 chromosome 17, fToxJac2.pri, whole genome shotgun sequence encodes:
- the atp10d gene encoding probable phospholipid-transporting ATPase VD, with the protein MERLHWVQHRCRSLLAGDSGRGWYSAPDGLPSKSSPDAHCSPHRVSGKRRTVSAQHGPHQHEHEAVSKSYKGNAIRTTKYRLLTFIPMNLFEQFHRAANLYFLFLALLNWVPVVEAFQKEITMIPLLVVLTVIAIKDALEDYRRYLFDKKVNNNVARVFCGKQKAYIDQCWKDVRVGDFVRLSCNEIIPADMLLLYSSDPRGVCYIETANLDGETNLKQRQVVPDLPLQGAEFTPETFHSRIECENPNNDLSRFRGYMEHSSGVRVGLHNSNLLLRSCTIRNTETVVGIVVYAGHETKAMMNNSGPRYKRSQLEKRLNTDVLWCVVLLIVMCLISAVGHGLWLKNLKDPIFVVDGETAPALAGFYVFWTMIIVLQVLIPISLYVSIEIVKLGQIYFIHNDLALYNEQLDSRIQCRALNITEDLGQIQYLFSDKTGTLTENKMVFRRCSIYGVEYPHEENARRLEVYEAEKDKAAGRSVTLKSGCSGKSLSCRSLSCNRSSVSLHTLTAESEDEEDQLSNPSNQPRTSAFSSRMAKEVVPDPELLRKLNWLCSPMLPLNEGSSGSPSSRELTYITDFFLALAICNSVVVSSPSQPRHVVPEARTPLKSLEEIKLMFQRFSFSPFSALSTLSPPQIKGSPRSFTSRLFTRGKAGSFTFSPSPSSTTADTGSDPGQESSLETSTLRPKLDSSAGGEGGNAGQMEDADAEDDSKDIQTNPDGSRQDVDVDSESDCDDDLLYEAESPDEAALVHAARAYRCTLRGRSAEGLLVDLPGIGSLAVQLLHILPFDSNRKRMSVVVRHPLTGQVVVYTKGADSVIMDLAETPKGAEQAQDIYNHIREQTQKHLDSYAREGLRTLCIAKKVLEEEEYEVWLKRQLVAESSIENREELLLESAQRLETNLTLLGTTGIVDRLQEEVPETIEALQRAGIKVWVLTGDKQETAINIAYACKLLRPNDQLLTANCGSKDACAALLEELKLEVQRGADSVTELAAAETHGESSPAGSVESFVLVIDGQTLDWALQEELKSDFLDLSRRCKAVICCRSTPLQKSQVVRLIRDQLGVMTLAVGDGANDVSMIQMADVGIGISGQEGMQAVMSSDFAISRFKHLSKLLLVHGHWCYSRLANMVLYFIYKNVMYVNLLFWYQFFCGFSGSVMTNSWVLIFFNLLFTSVPPLIYGVLDRDTPAHTLMEFPELYQAAQTSKVYVPYMFWITVLDAFYQSLVCFFVPYFALAGSDVGVLSFGSPINASALLIILLHQVLESHTLTWIHILVLVLSGAFYFGFVLVFSVLCVSCSPPTNPLGVETLQMSQPLFYIICTVTVVTALLPRVLFRALHSTLRRSAALRLAQMDKADAEQYHKRMQRWNLSHSRVHRVPVCADNPSLEPSSASVVS; encoded by the exons ATGGAGCGGCTCCACTGGGTGCAGCATCGCTGTCGGAGTCTGCTAGCGGGAGACTCGGGGCGAGGCTGGTACTCTGCCCCCGATGGCCTGCCCAGCAAAAGCTCCCCGGACGCCCACTGTTCTCCGCACAGAGTCAGTGGGAAGCGGAGGACGGTGTCTGCCCAACACGGGCCCCACCAACACGAGCACGAAGCCGTCTCCAAAAGCTACAAGGGCAACGCCATCCGCACCACCAAGTACAGACTCCTGACTTTCATCCCCATGAACCTGTTCGAGCAGTTCCACAG ggCTGCCAACCTCTACTTCCTGTTCCTGGCATTATTGAACTGGGTTCCAGTAGTTGAAGCCTTTCAGAAGGAAATTACCATGATTCCTCTGCTGGTGGTTCTCACCGTTATCGCCATCAAAGACGCCCTGGAAGACTACAGGCGGTATTTGTTCGACAAGAAAGTCAACAACAACGTCGCCCGGGTGTTCTGTGG CAAGCAGAAAGCCTACATCGACCAGTGCTGGAAGGACGTGCGAGTGGGAGACTTCGTCCGTCTGTCCTGTAATGAAATCATCCctgctgacatgctgctgctgtactCCTCTGACCCCCGTGGGGTTTGTTACATCGAGACCGCCAACCTGGACGGAGAGACCAacctgaaacagagacaggtgGTCCCAGACCTCCCACTACAG gGAGCAGAGTTCACACCTGAGACCTTCCACAGCCGTATTGAGTGTGAGAACCCCAACAATGACCTCAGCAGGTTCAGAGGCTACAT GGAGCACTCCAGTGGGGTTCGTGTAGGCCTCCATAACAGCAACCTCCTGTTGAGGAGCTGCACCATCCGCAACACTGAGACTGTGGTGGGCATCGTGGTCTATGCTG GTCACGAGACCAAAGCCATGATGAACAACAGCGGGCCGAGGTACAAGCGCAGCCAGCTGGAGAAGCGCCTGAACACAGACGTCCTGTGGTGTGTGGTCCTCCTCATCGTCATGTGTCTGATCTCTGCCGTAG GTCACGGCCTCTGGCTGAAGAACCTCAAAGACCCTATCTTTGTGGTGGATGGGGAGACGGCTCCTGCCCTGGCTGGATTCTACGTCTTCTGGACCATGATCATTGTGCTGCAG GTGCTGATTCCCATTTCCCTGTATGTGTCCATTGAGATCGTGAAACTGGGCCAAATCTACTTCATCCACAACGACTTAGCTCTGTACAACGAGCAGCTGGACTCCAGGATCCAGTGCCGGGCCCTCAACATCACCGAGGACCTGGGTCAGATCCAGTACCTGTTCTCCGATAAGACGGGAACTCTGACGGAAAACAAGATGGTGTTCCGCCGCTGCAGCATCTATGGGGTGGAATACCCTCATGaggaaaatg CTCGGAGGCTGGAGGTGTACGAGGCGGAGAAGGACAAGGCAGCCGGGCGCTCTGTGACGCTGAAGTCGGGCTGCAGCGGCAAATCTCTGAGCTGTCGCTCTCTCAGCTGCAACCGCAGCTCCGTGTCTCTGCACACGCTCACCGCTGAGTCGGAGGACGAGGAGGACCAGCTGTCCAATCCCAGCAACCAGCCCAGGACCAGTGCCTTCAGCAGCCGCATG gCGAAGGAAGTGGTGCCAGACCCCGAGCTGCTGAGGAAGCTGAACTGGTTATGCTCTCCCATGCTGCCTCTGAACGAGGGCTCCTCTGGGAGTCCGTCCAGCCGGGAGCTCACCTACATCACCGACTTCTTCCTGGCTCTGGCCATCTGTAACAGCGTGGTGGTCTCCTCGCCCAGTCAGCCTCGACATGTG gtGCCTGAAGCACGAACACCTCTCAAATCCCTGGAGGAAATCAAGCTGATGTTCCAGCGCTTCAGCTTCTCCCCTTTCTCGGCCCTCTCcaccctctcccctccccaGATCAAAGGCAGCCCTCGCAGCTTCACCAGCAGGCTCTTCACCCGGGGGAAGGCCGGCTCCTTCACCTTCTCCCCGTCCCCCAGCAGCACCACCGCAGACACAGGGTCAGACCCGGGGCAAGAGAGCAGCCTCGAAACCTCCACCCTGAGGCCTAAGCTGGACTCATCTGccggaggggagggaggaaatgCTGGACAGATGGAGGATGCGGACGCAGAAGATGACAGTAAGGATATACAGACAAACCCTGACGGGTCGAGACAAGATGTGGACGTGGACTCTGAGAGTGACTGCGATGATGACCTGCTGTATGAGGCAGAGAGTCCAGACGAGGCGGCTCTGGTCCACGCGGCCCGGGCGTACCGCTGCACCCTGAGGGGACGCTCTGCAGAGGGCCTGCTGGTGGATCTGCCAGGAATCGGCTCTCTGGCTGTCCAGCTGCTTCACATCCTGCCCTTTGACTCCAACAGGAAGAGAATGTCAGTGGTGGTCCGCCACCCGCTCACAGGACAGGTGGTCGTTTACACCAAGGGAGCCGACTCTGTCATCATGGACCTGGCTGAGACACCTAAAG GCGCAGAACAAGCTCAGGACATCTACAATCACATCAGAGAACAAACGCAAAAGCACTTAGACAGCTACGCCAGAGAAGGCCTCCGCACTCTCTGCATCGCTAAGAAG gttctggaggaggaggagtacgAAGTGTGGCTGAAGAGACAGCTGGTGGCAGAGAGCAGCATCGAGAACcgagaggagctgctgctggagtcgGCTCAGAGGCTGGAGACCAACCTCACCCTGCTGG GTACCACAGGgattgtggacagactgcaggAGGAGGTCCCAGAGACCATCGAGGCTCTTCAGAGGGCTGGGATCAAAGTCTGGGTCCTGActggagacaaacaggagacaGCCATTAACATTGCCTATGCCTGCAAACTGCTCCGTCCCAACGACCAACTGCTGACAGCCAACTGTGGAAGCAAG gaTGCATGTGCAGCTTTACTTGAGGAGCTCAAACTGGAAGTGCAGCGTGGTGCGGACAGCGTGACTGAGCTGGCTGCAGCAGAGACTCATGGGGAATCCTCCCCAGCAGGCAGTGTGGAGAGCTTCGTTCTGGTTATAGACGGCCAGACGCTGGACTGGGCCCttcaggaggagctgaagagtGACTTCCTGGACCTGAGCCGGAGATGCAAGGCCGTCATCTGCTGCAGGTCCACGCCGCTGCAGAAGAGCCAGGTGGTCCGGCTGATCCGGGACCAGCTGGGCGTCATGACCCTGGCTGTGG GTGATGGAGCCAATGACGTGAGCATGATTCAGATGGCTGATGTGGGCATTGGGATATCTGGGCAGGAGGGGATGCAG GCTGTGATGTCCAGTGACTTTGCCATCTCCAGGTTTAAACACCTCAGCAAGCTGCTGCTGGTTCACGGTCACTGGTGTTACTCTCGGCTTGCAAACATGGTCCTCTACTTCATCTACAAGAACGTG ATGTATGTGAATCTGCTGTTCTGGTAtcagttcttctgtggtttCTCTGGGAGCGTCATGACCAACTCCTGGGTGCTCATCTTCTTCAACCTGCTCTTCACCTCCGTCCCTCCTCTCATCTACGGCGTCCTGGACCGAGACACTCCTGCACACACTCTGATGGAGTTTCCTGAGCTCTACCAGGCTGCGCAGACCTCTAAg GTCTACGTTCCCTACATGTTCTGGATCACAGTCCTGGATGCCTTTTACCAAAGCCTCGTCTGCTTCTTTGTGCCTTACTTT GCGCTCGCAGGATCAGACGTTGGGGTGCTGTCGTTCGGATCTCCCATCAACGCCTCAGCTCTGCTCATCATCCTGCTGCACCAAGTCCTGGAGAGTCACACTCTG ACATGGATTCATATCCTGGTGCTGGTGCTCAGTGGTGCTTTCTACTTTGGCTTTGTGCTGGTCTTCAGTGTGTTGTGCGTGAGCTGCAGCCCCCCCACCAACCCTCTGGGGGTGGAAACGCTCCAGATGTCCCAGCCTCTCTTCTACATCATATGTACTGTCACAGTAGTGACCGCTCTGTTacccag ggTGTTGTTTCGAGCTCTGCACAGCACCTTACGCCGCTCTGCTGCTCTCAGATTAGCTCAGATGGACAAAGCGGATGCAGAGCAGTACCACAAGAGGATGCAGCGCTGGAACCTGAGCCACTCCAGAGTCCACAGAGTGCCAGTGTGTGCCGACAACCCCAGCCTGGAGCCCAGCTCAGCCTCAGTGGTTTCCTGA